From a region of the Synechococcus sp. RS9916 genome:
- a CDS encoding RNA-binding protein: protein MSIFVGNLPFRAEQEDIIELFAAHGEVTNCALPLERDTGRKRGFAFIEMADEAMETAAIDALQGVELMGRPLRINKAEPRGSAPRRGGGGYGGGGGGYRGGGGGYGGGGYRGGGSEGGGYGGGSGARGWEDRSYGGGGGGYRGGGGGYGGGGGQGTDYDDGRSRRRRGGASQGDSYGGGGDSYGGYGGAEG from the coding sequence GTGAGCATTTTCGTCGGCAATCTGCCCTTCCGCGCTGAGCAGGAAGACATCATTGAATTGTTTGCGGCCCATGGCGAGGTCACGAACTGCGCCCTCCCTCTGGAGCGAGACACTGGCCGGAAACGTGGTTTCGCTTTCATCGAGATGGCTGATGAAGCGATGGAAACCGCAGCGATCGACGCCCTCCAGGGTGTGGAGTTGATGGGGCGTCCGCTGCGGATCAACAAGGCAGAACCCCGCGGCTCCGCTCCTCGTCGTGGTGGTGGCGGCTACGGAGGCGGCGGTGGTGGTTATCGCGGTGGTGGCGGCGGCTACGGCGGTGGCGGTTATCGCGGTGGCGGCTCTGAGGGCGGCGGCTACGGCGGTGGATCCGGTGCCCGTGGCTGGGAAGACCGCAGCTATGGCGGCGGTGGTGGTGGTTACCGCGGCGGTGGCGGCGGCTACGGCGGTGGCGGCGGTCAGGGCACTGACTATGACGACGGCCGCAGTCGTCGTCGGCGTGGCGGTGCGTCTCAGGGCGACAGCTACGGCGGTGGTGGTGACAGCTACGGCGGTTACGGCGGCGCTGAAGGCTGA
- the dusA gene encoding tRNA dihydrouridine(20/20a) synthase DusA: MDSPTSGEREPAWRFSVAPMLDCTDRHFRVLMRQISTRALLYSEMVVAQALHHTNRRERLLDFDPVEHPIALQVGGDDPVLLAEAAQMAADWGYDEINLNVGCPSPRVQAGNFGACLMAEPDRVARCVEAMGQASRLPVTVKHRVGIDHLDSDALLQAFVDRVAAAGATRFAVHARKAWLEGLDPKQNRTIPPLQYDRVIALKQRRPELTIELNGGLDTPDQCLEALESCDGAMVGRAAYAHPLRWGCIDERIYGEAARTVTASDVVLGLIPYAQAHLARGGRLWDLCRHLVQLVEGVPGARHWRRNLGLNAQRQGADIPVLEDAARQLLDAGL; this comes from the coding sequence ATGGATTCCCCAACCTCTGGCGAACGGGAACCCGCCTGGCGGTTCAGCGTTGCGCCGATGCTCGACTGCACCGATCGCCACTTCCGGGTCCTGATGCGTCAGATCAGCACCCGGGCCCTGCTCTATTCCGAAATGGTGGTCGCCCAAGCGCTGCACCACACCAATCGCCGGGAGCGGCTGCTGGATTTCGATCCCGTGGAACATCCCATCGCTCTGCAAGTGGGGGGCGATGACCCAGTCCTGCTGGCGGAAGCTGCCCAGATGGCGGCCGACTGGGGCTACGACGAGATCAACCTGAATGTGGGCTGCCCGAGTCCGCGCGTGCAGGCGGGCAACTTCGGTGCCTGCCTGATGGCGGAACCCGATCGTGTCGCGCGCTGTGTGGAAGCCATGGGCCAGGCCTCACGGCTACCGGTGACGGTCAAACACCGGGTGGGCATCGATCACCTCGACAGTGATGCCCTGTTGCAGGCCTTTGTCGACCGCGTGGCCGCGGCCGGTGCCACCCGCTTTGCAGTGCATGCCCGTAAAGCCTGGCTGGAAGGCCTGGATCCCAAACAAAACCGCACCATCCCGCCCCTGCAATACGACCGTGTCATCGCCCTCAAGCAACGGCGCCCTGAGCTGACCATCGAACTCAATGGCGGACTCGACACGCCTGATCAATGCCTTGAGGCCCTCGAGAGTTGCGACGGTGCCATGGTCGGACGGGCCGCCTATGCCCATCCTCTGCGCTGGGGATGCATCGACGAACGCATCTACGGAGAAGCAGCCCGAACCGTGACTGCATCCGATGTGGTGCTGGGTCTGATCCCCTATGCCCAAGCTCACCTAGCGAGAGGAGGGCGTCTCTGGGATCTCTGCCGCCACCTCGTTCAACTGGTGGAAGGAGTGCCTGGTGCCAGACACTGGCGCCGCAATCTGGGACTCAATGCGCAACGCCAAGGGGCTGACATTCCAGTGCTGGAAGACGCCGCCCGACAACTCCTGGATGCCGGGCTTTAA